A window of Dysidea avara chromosome 1, odDysAvar1.4, whole genome shotgun sequence genomic DNA:
GGATTCTACTATCAGTATAATCACTTGGTTACTATTACTTTGGCCACTATAAGGACAATCTGACAATCTGACAAGCTGTACTAGAAATTTTAATGATACATATAACTTACATGCTAGGTGCAGCATAAAAATTGCAGGAAATGTCATTCAATTCAGTTGACCGGATAACCGACAGTTATGATCTGCTCAGTAACCTGTCCAGTTTTATGGCTCTATTAGACTAGTTTATTAAAAATATTACTTTATAGTAGGGATCCAGATGATAAAAAGTAGTCAAAGAagaagagatgaataatggtagTACAGCAttgctcagtgggaaaatccctacattgacatgttatagcaatcattttgttcaatgccaaattaGGGATTTTTCCTAatgagctatgctgcaatatCATCATTCaccccttgtttcactactttttattgtttggatctctgcttcattttaaattaataattaaaaacagttgaaaagcAGTTATAAATTACTAAAAGTATACTGAACAGTCCTACTTTGTTTGCTCATGGAGCAAAGTTTCCTATCAAAAgaggtgaacacatgttcatttaATAGCAATGGACTAACATGGCTAAAATTTACACTTCAGGTAAAGATCTCATGCTACCAATTCCTATGGCTTTACATGCAAAATGATGGCTTTTATTAATCTCTGCTTACTTTCCACTCCCAGATGTGTTTGTGGTGCTTTAAAATAATcatctccagttagaagtactgactGTCAGACTCGGTTTAGTCTTTTGGCCAAATTATAGGGAGACTTTGCACAACTCCACAAATTTTAGATTTAGTGTGTCACTTTGGGTCCCATGCTTCTTAAACTTACTCACCTGCTACCTAAATATatttgtaacaaaagtatggaagtaTTTTTTAAAGTACAAATGAAGTATTGAATTCTGTATTAAAAACAGTAATCTCCTCAAATTTGGTCTTCTGAAGATCCCTaaaaatctgtttccatacttttaacAATTAAAAACCACTACAAGAATTTTCGGGGAGTTCACTATTAGCTCTAGGAGAAGAATCAATTATAGTCTAAGAATTACAGTATTTTGTAACCACTCCATAATTTGTACatgatttgcactaaacagaagcTCAATATCTAAACTAAAACATGTGTTATTCATAAGAGTATCTTATCTGTGTTGGTTGCACAGCTTCATATAAAAGCATAATTTTATTTATGGAAGTCATAGAACATAGTAGCCTGCCCTCTTTCATTGTAATGATCTCTACTAGACTTTTGTTTGTTAAATATTATGTAGATTTTCAGAATAATCCAAAAACACGTATATTTACAGAAAGCCATTATGTTTGAGCTTACGTCATGTAATAGCTAAGATGATGTATGGAACCTAGGTCACTATTGATGTATAAAACATGGGATGTTCTATTAGCATCTCGAAAACCACCAGTGCAAATCAGCCACTAAAGGAATATGTTGTTAATCACTATATACCCTTATTGTATtttgggtgaaaagatcaaagtgaaaagtgtacttttatttccatattgtacacctgGCTGCACACTTTAAAGCTGGCAGGGTGCTGTATTTAtttcaactgtgctgtatttgcccaagtgtgctgtattttccctttgatcccaatacagcactgttgaagtagtaaacaagttgaccaaAGCATGACCAATGCCAGACACATTATCTCATTCCTTTCAGCAAACCACTGCAATGTTACGAAGCCATTCTATAATTATGATGTATCataaacacatagaacaatgccATGACCTAAATACAAGTGGGTGGACTAACCTGAAAGCCATTCTTAGTGAATGCGGTTAGCGAAAGAACAGAGCAGATGGCATTAGTcaacactacaaagtgactcctGTCCACGTTGTAAAGCCAGGTGGAACACGATAAGTTAATTCACTTCCAGTTTCCTTTGTGGTATGGTGACcgtattttggaaaaccatacatttgggaaCATTGACCTATTTTCTTTTTATAGCtaaaatgaagcactgagtggttatctaccttgtgtgaaaattttgtgatgatacaataaaacattccaaagatatggctaatttactgtctaatacataacaaactaactttccattatcagtttatagtactgtatagtgatcaggtaGAACAAATGATgaaaaatcactttgttgacataGATTTCCATTCCTACAATCTAAATGGGATGCTAGATAGTTTAATCATGTGCTCTTAGTGCTTTTCTTCAGTTAAATCACATGTATTATGATCTAAAGAGaaaaaaatgtttggttttataaatgaacaaatcacccaatttgtaagttaatgttgtcactaacctTGCCTGGGACAACTGTATTCTGTGATTCTCTGCCACAATCCGTAGCCTCACTTGTCTCCCGAAATCATCTAGCTCAACCACTATCTGTAGTTGATTGTGGTGAGTTGGTAGGTGTGCAAGGCCTCGACTGCTTTGGGTCAAGACTTTTTACTTTTGATTAAAGGCCAAGAGTAACATTACAAATTAGGCGACAAATACTTGGGCAGGCAAGAATGTTGGAGCAGGGCCAGCAAAATTGACCGTCCAAATTCTTGCTGCAGAAGCCATAGAAAGGAGACCATGTACACATGGGAATCTTTCACCCCAAGGATTCTGGCGCTTGAACTCAATGATGCTTATTGTTATACATGAatgcataatacaatgtttacaATTGAACAGTGCAAAGTTGAGTTACTTTCTATAAGCTGGGTGCTGTGTAGATGATGTCACTGAAGTGGAGGAAGGTGTTACGTACTTGTGTATTGCAATGAATGTATGTGTAGTAACATTAAAAAGTATATATACTGAGCAGAAATCACATTGCGTCAACACCATCACCAGGTGAGTCCTTGGCCATGCTCTGTGAGGAATAGAGGGCCAGTTTGTGTTACTCTTCGTCCCAGAAATGGAAGCATCCCTAGTATGGGGCATACAGGGGTGTCAGTTGCTCCCAAGTAAATTTGTACACCCTGTCGAACAGGTCAGTGTTTGATTGTTTGatagtgatttaaaaaaaaaattttgggACTCGAGGATATTTTTATACAAGTAGGGTTGATTGGATAGTGTCTGCTTGATACTTAGCATTATTCGGAGAGCGATCGGCAATCTGACTCTCTGTGGGGAGTCCAATGCTTGAGACTTTTTTGATGCCACGTAAAACTAGCTGAAGTCGAGGTGTGAGCTGCTCACTGAAAGATACactttgatagtgatgcaagaGATGTTGACCTCAGCTAGGATGTGTGACAAATAGAATTACTGTTGATTCTGATGATAGCATTCGGGAGGTCCTAGATGTTTGCAGAAATGGATGTACTTTTTCTTTCCGGCAGAGTACGTTGTTATAGACGATGGGGTTAGTTTTTTGAGCAAGGAAGTGATCAGCCTTGTTGCGGAGCTGTAGCTTTCTTTCTCGGCATGGCATTACGAAGAGCAATTGCCGACTCGTTTGATTAGTTGCACGTGTTACTGCGCATGTGTCAGTATTCTAATTACAGCACTGATACTCTTATTGATGCCGTACTCTGATAGCCATTGgatactagtatttttttacCTGCATCATGGTGAGTATTACATTTGTTAGTTTCCAACATTAACTCGTTTTAAATGCTTTAAACTTCATTTAATTGTTATCCGACACAATGTGAAACTGCTACATattctgatataattgagtatatctcctagataaaagaagctatgggtgtgaaacttcacagcaagaaggcttaatagttgcttcatcagaatgtgcaaaaaaataattttaaaaaatctctgaaattttcaattgagtttttcCACAAATTTAGcttgtgcccaaatgtatggttttccaaaatgtGGTCACAAATGCACTTTCATCTGCTAAACATGATAGCAAGTACAATAGTCACAGACTTACTCATGGGCATTAATTTAAGCCAGGCCTCAAACTGATGAACAGGCAACTCAAATTAATtaaagctacacagctatagCTTCATCACGCTGGTGCAGTATGAACGAGTACGAACAATGCGATAAATGTCTCGAATAGTTAATCACTGCAATACACACGATCTCGAACTTACACAGATAGGCACTCACCTCCTGCTACTCGGCATCACCCCCACACTTTGCAGCCACtactttagtacaataaaccagataaagcactgccatgctcgtgcaatatggaaaaaaatagCACTTGGGCATGGTCTCGAacctaatacagcacttggcttcatAACATACTTAGTCGCTAACTTTTCTTCAGAAGTGGATAATCCATACTGACAAATATCCATCCTTTACTGTTTCTTTTAAAAGTCTCTTACAACCATTGCAGAAGTCGAGTTACAAAAATTCATATGTCCAGAAGTCTGAAGTACATTTATTATTTTCACACGATTTCCAATATTTCTTGTAGATTGTCACAGCTATTACATGAGGTAAGGTCAGACATAATGACATCCCGTAGTAAATATACGTGTTTTCAGATTCTTCTGAAAACCTTTATATTTATCATAATGAACTTATTTGAATGTGTGAGTATTTGGCCATGGTCTTCCTGGTACACAACCCTACACAGGAAGTATGACATATGAAGTTAACTTACGTTTAATTCCTACTATATAGCTTGTATTATATTTACTACTTACACTGATTGACAGGGTCATGATTACAATAAAGAAGCAAGTACATTATAGTAGTACataacaggggcgtagctagaaattttaaataggtgtGGCAGACCTTGCTATGCTTATGAATGCATGATGTAGTGTGTAAGAACACCCAGCATGCATAGCATGCTCTAGATAGGGGTGTatgggcatgcccccccaggaaagttttgaaaattaagagttACAAGATTATATCTGGAGGTAATTTTAGTCTTATATGCGATTATATTGTCATTTTATACATGTAGTTCAGACTTTGACTTGAgaagtatagctatataaataaACACTGATATAATATAACATGCAAAACATGTTAATCCAGGGGGTCCGGGGTATGTTCCCCTGGGAAATTTAAACCATCTGAGATTGATTGTGAGAGCAATTGAAGTAGTTTATCAAActattatattaaaaatttgcttgactgttgtattaggatgaGTGCTCtactagggtgactgttctattagactatatcgATCTTACTTGACCTGTTTCTGAAACCTGGGTAACCCCCTAGAGCTGCCCCTGGATGGACTCTTACTGTGTACAGTAAGTTGAAGTAAAAGCATATAAACTCAAGCTTTCAATGCATTTAAAAGGTCCAATGTAGCTTAGGCctgtgccaattatgccagcataatttggggcataataggtaccaAGAGCATTGAGCATACTGCTAGAATAATAGGCATAATTTTTGTACATTGGTTATCAGAGAGGATGAAACTCTGCTTATTTTGCATAATACAGAATGTAATAGTGTgaaaacatggtaaaaatcagatttacagctatgttgtgaagaaaagattagttaaagattgatatactctaataaaacagtcactgcatGTTGAAATGTCCTAACTGAATGTTCACGGATGcattgaatactctaatagagcagtcaagacacaattttttAATAAGAACATGATTATGGAGCATTataggggaaattttggagcattgttCAAAAatataataggcaatttcaaaagcataataggctcaggcctaatgtAGCTTGAGTCAGTTCAGTAATCAATATTGGTGAGGAAACTGCCTCACCTACCTACATTGTAGGTACGCCTCTGCATAGTATATCAGCTATGAACATTTTAGTTACAAAATTGTTGTAATTATTTTACATACACCCAGGTCACCCCATTCACACTATCCCAGGTTAGCCAGAATGTTTTCAACTCGGGTTATTGAACTCGGGTtggcacttgttcacactactaCATCTGACATGAGCTCACCGGATAATAATTAAAGAAACAAGCACATGAGCTTTTGATTAATTAGGAGCTTAGCACTAAAATTGTAGCGATGAAGCatagaaccagctgaaataagtcatcctgAATTGGCCAGCTCAGAATGTATTTACACTGTATCCTATCCTGGGCCATCCTATGCCAGCCCACACACCTCTCCTTGTCATGCCATGCTGGACCTGGTTTGGCACAGCTTGATTGATTCACactacaatttatttcaagctgTGTCATGCTCTATCCAGTAGTGTGAACAGGGTGTTAGTACATGTCTTGCTGTTCTGTGCAGAATAAGAATACTGCAGGTAAACAAGCCTCAAAACTGCTGCAAGTATGTACATTATTTAAATTACTTTAAGACTGATACTGACAAGTGATGAGCTTGTCATTAAATTAACTGTGTGCTTAAAAAGTTAACGACATTTTAcagaacaagtacacaaaaactttggaattttcaactagagtagagaccatagtagcacatcaataaaaattactgaaacaagcttgagtagtgcacaatattaaatcacagtaaaacaatacaaagtgttatatccctactgtgcatttccattatggtatcttgagcagcACAGTAAGTATAtaacgcttcttattgttttactgtgatttaaacATAGCTAGTGTTATTCTCTATAGCTCCTCCAATGATCACCTCATCTCCTAATGACACCACAATGTATACTGGTGACTCCATTGCTATACCATGTGTAGTTACTGGCTTACCTGCTCCTTCAATATCCTACCGTGTAAACACCAGCATGTTGTCAGTGACTGATGGAATGTTAGCTAATGTTAGTGTTACTGACAGTGGAGCATACCAGTGTTTTGTTGAGAACATTCATGGTGTTGTCACTGCCTCCTGGACGATAACTGTGAGAGATCCTGGTGAGTGTGTCTCAGTTAGGCCTCCAAATATAATGTTGTACAAGTACAATACATCACTTATCCTCCTATAGCTGCACCAGTGGTAGTAAACATGTCTGGTAATGGTACTGTACCTGAGTATGGTGACCTTGATATCTTTATTGAAGTTAGTGCTGATCCTATGCCATCAGTTGATTGGAAACTAAATGGTGTCAGCTTTGATTCATCAGATAGACAGATGTTTGCAATGAGGTAATACCATTATTGTTTAGTGTATATTCCATTTAATACTTGCCATATACAGACAATATAATGCTGCAGCATGTCCAGTCACTTATCTACTAGAATTAAGGGTGATCATTTTTACTGCTAATGACTCAGGCCAGTATAGTGTAGTTATTACTAACAGAGCTGGTACCATCCAACCATCCTTCACTCATCTCTTGGAAGGTTAGataaatcacatgatctcatcaCTTATATCATGTGATCCCCACAGTACCAGCTGCAGTTACAGAAGTGAAGGGTGTTGGTGATAGTTGTATCATTAGAAATGAGAATACCAACTTGACTTGTTTAGTTACTGGAGTACCCACACCAACTATTCAATGGTTTAGGAGTGGTGGTGATAATGACAGGGTAACTATAACAACTGACAGTAAATACACAGTGATGGGTAACATGATAACATCTTAATAATAAACAATGTCAATAATGATGATGCTGATAGATATGGTTGTACTGCCACTAACATGGTTGATGGAATGGAAGGAACTGCTACTGCGGCAGACACGTTTTCTGTGTGTGGTGAGTAAGACTGCATCAAGTCTATTGAAAGTCAGTGTTTAAATAACTACCTTTTATGCATGGCAGCTTAAACACTTATATAAATAAATTTTTGTTTATAAATGTCCTTGTAGAGGGTATGTGTTTACATCATTTTAAGTTAGTAACGGTTGTTACATGCCATGTTTTTGAAGCAAAACTCAATGGTACTCACtcaaaaaaaatgaaactatAGTTGCAATTGTGTGCACAATTGAAGAAAGGCTGGGGAAAATCTCTACACTGAGTGAGTTACTTATCAAGAcgcatggtagtgtgttgtgtggcccaagaagccagcgcgccacaccgtgagtatattaacaggaagaaagaaatgcattttcacacctatgtagctcggtgatccctaatccgattggaaccaaatgtgctacagaagtgccggtcagttaggggagtctacatgccAAATGTGAAGAAACTCGCTcctgccatttccgagatatgagcgaacaaagtttcgttttaatttctttgtttttttcttcttcatcttcattccatacactttgcaaaatctgccatacaACACGAATGCATGTTCagatcaggctgaaatttggcacacttaaagggcttattaaggcggatctcagtaccaactttggtaggaatccgatgaatattcacagagttatgactgattatttgtggTGTTGGGATATACATTTCCAACAAATTAACAGTATCAGAAGTCACCTTTGATGGTTACCCACACCACGAGCATGTTTTTTATATCAATTAAACTGATGGGTCATGACTTACTCCTGGTGGGTTGTATATACCGCAGTCTTTCTTCTGATATCTTACGAAGTACTATTGGTCCGTGTAAATTGCTCACGGAAGTTGATAACCACACACACTTGTTGATATGTGGTGATTTTAACTATCCTGACATTGACTGGTCATCAAATTTTTGTAGTAATCATTGTTCACAATTGTTTCTTGACACTGTACAAGACAAGTAACTTTTCCAGCATGTAGAGGCTCCTACTCAGCATGTACAAAGCTCAACACCACTCGTCCTTGACCTCATTTTGACTAATGAAGAAGAAATAATCAATAGTGTTGATATTCTCCCCGCTTTGGGTTTAAGTGACCATGTATGTCTCCGGTTTAACTATTTGTGCTACTGTTCTACTAACCCTGCTTCCAAACCATGCTACAACATATGCACAATGAGAAAAAGAAATCCATTGGGAATGGTAACATGCCATAGCTAGCTTTTAATTTATATCACAAAAGTGAATGTATATAGAGGGAGCAAACATGACACAAAAGCACAACAGTACATTGCAGCTATAAAGCAATAGCTAATTATAAACTTTGTCATCAGCATTTCATTGGAAGATCTTCATGCATCAAGCAGATATTGTTCGGATGCGTCAAATGCTAACAATTATTGAGTGGGAAGATCTTCTGTCTCCTCTTGACATTCATTCAGCTTACAATGAATTTGCTTTGAGGTTAACTAATATTGTTAATGACTGTGTTCCCTTTGAAACTCCTCGACTAAGGAAAAACCTGTTTATGACATGAGCAGCCAATAGAACCAGTGATATTAAGCAGTTTTAGAAATATGTGAATTCACGTCTCAAATCACGCCCAACAATTAATTCATTAAGACACGATGATAACTCTGTTGCTGACTCAGATCAAGAAAAGTGTGAGCTTTTCAATAAATTTTACACTAGTGTATTTATTAAAGAGGACTGTACATCAATTACTAAAATAAGGtggaaggtctgtcacgcctacagggtaaacccctaggaggaatgagttgaaaatcgctatgtagatggagtaaccactgcaggagtgcatttttgtggtttgaaagggaccgagataaagaccatggagatatgacacaaaacccaacctgtgtcaaaattatgcaatcgatttttatgaatgaaAAAACTATTACTgtagttttcacgtctaccaggcaaaccgcttagagcaatgagctgaaaatcagtatgtagttggaataatcatcatagaaagtccttgcagtagtacagaagaatcggaacacaaaccactgagttatgattcgaaacgcagctatgtgtagcaaatgcgagatcgagatactgtaatagaacagtcaccctaataaagcattcagctacgtttataacttactccattatagaattgtattacattgcaagttattctgtggggaattcagctacaaacagttaatctgatagacaattcagctacaggcaagtcaccctgtagagagttcatctagaaacaaatcaccctgtagagagatcagctagaagaagtcaccttgtagagagttcagctacaaagaaaccatcatgtagagagttcagctgcaaacaaatcaccctgtagagagttcagctacaagcaaatcaccctgtagagagatcagctagaagaagagtaAACAACACATCtaacaattacaaaaataacaaaCTCACACACAGCATTGCCTTTTTGAGTTACAGTGAATAACCACTCTCTGTCCTTTACAGTTAAGTGCTTTCATTTCTAATCATCACGTTCTTTATGTTTTGAATTATACTAAGGCATAACTTTATCAATGCAATAAGGGGGTAGGTACCCAGGGACTGACCCGGGGACCCAAGGACCcaacttttcatggaatttAATATACTTCGTAATGTTTATATACATTCTGTACTTTTAGTGGACACCTCTAGTGGCTAATCTCACATGGACAATCCACTTTCTGTCTGTTGCAATTGTTCACACTGTGTTTAATTCAAACAGAAATAACACACACCTCTAAAAATCACATACAGTAGGCTACTCGTGCTGCAAAAAGAGCACGCTAGCCTATTATATCACCATTTAATAAAGTTCAGTATACATGAAAATGGCTTCAGTGAAGTGATTACTGCAAGGTACACCAGGAGCTTGATAAA
This region includes:
- the LOC136241044 gene encoding neuronal-glial cell adhesion molecule-like, yielding MITSSPNDTTMYTGDSIAIPCVVTGLPAPSISYRVNTSMLSVTDGMLANVSVTDSGAYQCFVENIHGVVTASWTITVRDPAAPVVVNMSGNGTVPEYGDLDIFIEVSADPMPSVDWKLNGVSFDSSDRQMFAMRQYNAAACPVTYLLELRVIIFTANDSGQYSVVITNRAGTIQPSFTHLLEVPAAVTEVKGVGDSCIIRNENTNLTCLVTGVPTPTIQWFRSGGDNDRVTITTDSKYTVMGNMITS